The Pseudomonadota bacterium genome has a segment encoding these proteins:
- a CDS encoding M48 family metalloprotease, translated as MRNRFLFIILLILACGVLPLHASYLEKFYPESTLQYWQSRYPKNVRWNFEHLLMKNLTPKERQSIGSFDLQFPLIASGQKSPINFYATNQPRGIILPILSIKLLDDVAIASAWLLFNSYSQDTIYNYMSMMKYKNPQTFPGKKFPPPLEALQIPNDALNDERVDSLSQKILKSAIIFIMAHELGHLYYHHPGYDIPLDQARQNELQADNFAMELMRRIGVAPIGITQFFMATLFLSKHRGDFTSDAQWENYLRTQSTHPLSPERIRALSLKLRTHTTDFARTEPDIRKAVVQINYMANQLDAIADILANHDTQKSIAHIGITMELEYLTPRPEGSIVPQLKSLKSESPTTGQAFSGQYKGEFTIGNNAGVEISMRFERSGQKVTGTYTYGLGAGKIKGIVENNLLNFQWQEGDSYGQGLFKTSKDGDQFNGTWGYNQSSNNGGNWSGRR; from the coding sequence ATGCGTAACCGCTTTTTATTTATCATTTTGCTTATACTCGCCTGTGGAGTGCTGCCACTGCATGCATCTTACTTGGAAAAGTTTTATCCGGAAAGCACCCTACAATATTGGCAATCAAGATATCCTAAAAATGTTCGCTGGAATTTTGAGCATCTTCTGATGAAGAATCTTACCCCCAAGGAACGGCAATCCATCGGTTCCTTTGACTTGCAGTTTCCACTCATAGCTTCCGGTCAAAAATCCCCAATAAATTTCTATGCGACCAATCAACCGAGAGGTATAATACTGCCCATTTTGTCCATAAAGCTGTTAGATGATGTGGCCATTGCCTCGGCTTGGCTTTTGTTCAACAGTTACAGCCAAGATACAATTTACAACTATATGAGTATGATGAAATACAAAAACCCACAGACATTTCCGGGGAAAAAGTTTCCTCCCCCGCTGGAAGCGCTTCAAATACCAAACGACGCACTAAATGATGAACGCGTTGATTCCCTTTCTCAAAAAATTCTAAAATCGGCAATAATCTTTATTATGGCACATGAACTCGGACATCTTTACTATCATCATCCCGGCTATGATATTCCATTGGATCAGGCCCGACAAAATGAACTCCAGGCCGACAATTTTGCGATGGAGCTGATGCGGCGTATTGGTGTTGCACCAATAGGAATCACCCAATTTTTTATGGCTACATTATTTTTATCAAAACATCGTGGGGATTTTACTTCGGATGCGCAATGGGAAAATTATCTTCGCACACAATCCACCCATCCGCTATCTCCAGAACGAATACGCGCACTTTCTTTAAAGCTCAGAACGCATACCACAGATTTTGCCCGAACCGAACCAGATATCCGCAAAGCCGTTGTCCAAATAAATTATATGGCTAACCAACTGGATGCTATTGCTGATATTTTAGCCAATCATGACACTCAAAAAAGTATAGCCCATATCGGCATAACCATGGAATTGGAGTATTTGACGCCCAGGCCGGAAGGCAGCATTGTCCCACAATTAAAAAGTCTAAAATCAGAAAGCCCAACAACCGGTCAAGCATTCAGCGGTCAGTACAAAGGGGAATTCACTATCGGCAACAACGCTGGCGTGGAGATATCCATGCGCTTTGAAAGAAGCGGACAAAAGGTAACCGGTACTTATACATATGGTCTGGGCGCTGGAAAAATCAAAGGTATAGTTGAAAATAACCTTTTAAACTTTCAATGGCAAGAAGGCGACTCTTATGGGCAGGGGCTTTTTAAAACCTCGAAGGATGGGGATCAATTTAATGGCACATGGGGTTATAATCAATCGAGCAATAATGGCGGTAATTGGTCTGGCAGGAGATAG
- the tatA gene encoding twin-arginine translocase TatA/TatE family subunit, protein MFGLGMQELIIILVIVLIIFGAGKLPDIGAGLGKAIKNFKSATSDVEKKEHDKIDENKKA, encoded by the coding sequence ATGTTTGGACTTGGAATGCAGGAACTTATAATAATACTGGTTATAGTTCTCATTATTTTTGGAGCAGGTAAACTTCCTGACATAGGAGCGGGACTGGGAAAAGCCATAAAAAACTTTAAATCAGCCACTTCCGATGTTGAAAAAAAAGAGCACGACAAAATAGATGAGAATAAAAAAGCCTGA